The following are encoded together in the Kwoniella europaea PYCC6329 chromosome 1, complete sequence genome:
- a CDS encoding methionine aminopeptidase, type II — MAPVAVPTLEDLSISDKKEEKKPDVVDNEDEEGDEEDDVEGDDAPEAGDAKKKKKKKKSKKKKSATVTQSEPPRVGLSKIYKNGAYPIVEEVEYKNDTTSRITSAEMREKERLAQEDPSTRYSNIRKGGEVHRQVRSYVQKNIKPGMKMTEIAEMVENGTRALVEENGFESGIGFPTGLSVNEVAAHYTPNPGDNKILQKGDVLKVDFGVHVNGRIVDSAFTMNFGDPSWDKLLEAVRDATNTGISEAGIDVRLCDIGERIQEVMESYEVEVNGKTYPVKSISNLNGHSITPYSIHGARGDLPGKSVPIVKQHGSNIDTQRMEEGEYFAIETFGSTGNGRVEEQGACSHYALAQHAPERYTGHHQSAKTLLASIKRNFGSLPFCRRYLEHVGEKNYLLALNTLVKEGIVLDYPPLVDLKPGAMTAQFEHTILLRPTCKEVVSRGDDY, encoded by the exons ATGGCTCCGGTCGCTGTACCAACTTTAGAGGATCTGAGCATATCggacaagaaggaagagaagaaacctgATGTGGTAGATaacgaagacgaagagggagacgaggaagatgatgtagaaggtgatgatgcaCCTGAAGCAGGAG ATGCtaagaaaaagaagaagaagaagaagt caaaaaagaagaaatctgctACTGTCACTCAATCTGAACCACCTCGAGTCGGATTAAGTAAGATATACAAGAATGGCGCATACCCCATAGTCGAGGAGGTTGAGTACAAGAATGA TACGACATCTCGAATAACATCCGCCgagatgagggagaaagaaCGTCTAGCCCAGGAAGACCCTTCAACCCGATACTCAAATATAcgtaaaggtggtgaagtcCATCGACAAGTCCGTTCATATGTACAGAAAAACATAAAACCAGGTATGAAGATGACTGAAATTGCCGAAATGGTTGAGAATGGCACGAGAGCATTAGTGGAGGAGAATGGGTTCGAAAGTGGTATAGGCTTTCCAACGGGTTTGAGTGTGAATGAAGTTGCTGCTCATTATACACCTAATCCTGGAGATAACAAGA TACTGCAGAAAGGAGATGTCTTGAAGGTAGATTTCGGTGTACATGTAAATGGTCGAATTGTCGATTCGGCATTTACGATGAACTTTGGTGATCCATCTTGGGACAAGTTGTTGGAAGCAGTGAGGGACGCTACAAATACAGGTATAAGT GAAGCCGGTATTGATGTGCGATTATGTGATATCGGAGAACGTATACAGGAAGTGATGGAATCGTACGAAGTAGAAGTGAATGGTAAAACCTATCCTGTCAAATCGATATCTAACCTCAACGGTCACTCGATAACACCATACAGTATCCACGGAGCGAGAGGTGATCTACCGGGAAAATCAGTACCAATCGTTAAGCAGCATGGTTCGAATATAGATACTCAGCGAATGGAAGAGGGAGAATATTTCGCAATCGAGACGTTCGGTTCGACTGGTAATGGAAGAgtagaagaacaaggtgCTTGTTCACACTACGCTTTGGCTCAACATGCTCCTGAGAGATATACTGGACA CCATCAATCTGCTAAAACCCTTTTGGCCTCGATCAAGAGGAATTTCGGCTCGTTACCTTTCTGCAGAAGGTATCTTGAACATGTAGGAGAGAAGAATTACTTGCTTGCC TTGAATACACTGGTAAAAGAAGGTATAGTTTTGGATTACCCACCTTTAGTCGATTTGAAGCCCGGTGCAATGACTGCTCAATTT GAACATACTATTCTGTTGAGACCCACATGTAAAGAAGTTGTTTCAAGAGGTGATGACTATTAG